In Beijerinckia indica subsp. indica ATCC 9039, the genomic window AAAACGCGTCAGGCCACCGGCGAGCCACAGCGAAAAGACCGCATCAGCCAAACAGAGAATGAAGGCTGCAAATACCAGGAAGACGCGCAGATCCACCGGCCGCCCGATCTGCAATTCCTGCTCGTTCAATCCGACGCCCTCCAGGTGAATCGCCGCTAATGTTTGTGTAGGCGTCAATGTATTGACAGCGAACAGAGCCTCCGGCGGGCCGTAAAATCCCGGTGGATGTTCGGCATCGGCGGTTCCGGTGAAGGGAATGGGCAAGGGCCGCGCGAGCGGCGAAGGGGCGCCAAGAACACCAAATCCATCGAGCGTGCGCCAAGGGCTCAGGCTCTCCGGCCGATGCGTGTCAAAGGCAGGGGCGATTTCCCCTTCCACCCCCTCACGCTGACCCGTCTCCCCCGAGAGCGCCACAATCTTGCGCAACATATCGACAAACAGGCCCGAAAGCGGCAGATTGGACCATGTTGTATCCGCCGTCATGTGAAACAGCACGATCATCCCCTTGCCACGCTGCGCGGCGGTGACAAGCGGCGTGCCGTCAGACAATTGCGCCCAGGTTTTCGCGGCAAGCCCGGCATCAGGCTCGGCCAAAACCTGTCGCGACACCGTGACTTCCTCCGGCACGGCGAGGCCGAAGAACGGGCTTTGCTGATCGAAGGGTGCGAGCCGTTTCGGAATATCCCAGGAGAGCGAGCCGCCCAAAACCCTGCCCCCACGCCGCAATCGCACCGGCACGAGATCATCGGAGGCTCCGGCAAGACGCGTCCCGGCGAAGCGGAGCAAAATGCCCCCTTTTTCGACGAAACGCACCAATTGCTCATGCGCGGAGGCCGACATCATGCCGATATCGGCCAGGATCAAGACATCGACGTTCTCGTTTAAAAGCGTCGCGATCGGATCCGCCGTCCCCGGCCGCACCTCACGCACATCGGCGAAAGGCGCCAGCGCCTTGGTCAGATAATAATTCGGCGCGAGCAGGGGTTGCGAGACATCGGCGGTCTCGCCGCTGATGACACCGATACGCCGACGCTTGCTGCTCTCATCAAGCAAGGAGACCGCACCGGCGGAAGGCTCTCCCTCAATGTCCAGGCGGGCAATTTCATTCCGCAATTCAATTGGCAGATCGAAACGCGCATGGGTCTCGAGATTTCCGTTCCACTGAAATCCCGCCTCGGCGATCGTCAGCCCCTTAGCATCGCGCGCCCGCACGAGACCGCCTTCTTCTCCTTTGGCCGCAGACCGCAAGACCCGGACATCGAGGCCGCCACCGCTATTATGCGGGCCGGCCAAGGCACGCACCGGCTTCGGATCCCGTAAGACAACAAGTTTCGGGCCGAGCTTGGCGAGTTTTTCAGCGAAATCGCGAGCGTGGCCTTCCTCGAGCCCATCGCTGATCCAGACGATGGCGGCAGGCTGTTGATGCGTCACGAAACGCTCGATGGCTTCGAGGAGAGGCAGATGATCCGGCTGATAGGGAACCGGCCTGACCGCCCGTAAATGATCAAGCGCGCGCGCCGCCTCCAGGGCCATAATCTCGCGCCCGCCTTCCGACGTGGCCACAAGCGCCACCGGACGCCCTTCCTCGCGCCACGCATCAATATGCTGCATGGCGGCGCTCGTCCGGTTTTCCCAACCCGGCGCGGCCGGCCAACCATCGTCGATCACGATCAGGAGTGGCCCTTTCTCAGTCGCCAGCGTCGGCAACGGATTCCACAACGGCCCTGCCATCGCTAGAATGATGAGAGCCGCGATCGTCAGCCGCAGGAGCAAAAGCCACCAAGGCGTATGATGCGGCGTCTCCTCACGCGGTTGCAGGTCGAGGATCAAGCGCAAAGGCGGGAAGGGAATCCGCTGGGGCCGGGGCGGTGTCGCCCGCAACAGATAATAAAGGATGGGCAGCCCGGCGAGCGCCAAGGTCACGGCTGGTACCGTAAAGGCGAGCGGCAAACCGAACATCAGCCCTCCCTTGCCGTCACGGCCATGCCGCCGGCCTCGAGACGCATGCGCAAAGCGAGCAGAGCCTCTGAGGCTGGATGATCGGTCCGATGGATGGACAAGCTCCAGCCTTTCGCCCTGGTCAGGGCAGCAATGGCGTCGCGATGAGCGGCGAGTCTGTGCTGATAATCCTGCGCGAAATCCTCTGCCTGTCCAACGCGGAAACGTGCAGGCGAATCGACATCGATCAATTCCGCATGCCCCTTGAAGGGGAAGGTCTCCTCAATCGGATCGGCGATCATAACGAGATGGCCATTCGCTCCTTGAGCGCTGAGCCGCTCGATGACACGGGCGAGATCCGCCACGTCGCAGAGGAAATCACCAATTAGCAAAGCCTGTGCGCCGCGCGGAAGAGACATGGCCTCGGGCAATTCCGCAGGCCGATAATCAGGGGCTTTCTCCTCCAGAAGCCAGGCCTCGGCCAGACGCTCGACGATCTGGCGCGTCGCCAGCGGCCGCGTGAGGCCGAGCAGCGCCACCCTCTCCCCCGCTGCCACCAGAAGATCGGCTGCGGCAAGGCCCAGCACCAAGGCGCGATCCACTTTTGATTGCATGGCGAGGCTCGAAAGGAAATACATGGAAGCACTACGATCGACCCAGAGATAGATCGTGTGAGCGGCCTCCCATTCCCGTTCGCGCACATAGAGGTTCTGGTCGCGCGCGGAGCGTCGCCAGTCGATGCGGGCAGCCGATTCCCCCACTGTGAAGGGCCGAAATTGCCAAAAGGTCTCGCCCGTGCCGGGCCTGCGGCGTCCATGCACGCCATGCATGACACTCGCGGCAATATCGCGCGCCGCGACGATCAGGCCAGGGAAGCGGGCAGCCAGGCGCAAAGCCTCGTCTTGCTGGCTAGGACCGAGACCGTGAAGGGCGGGATCGAGAAGCGAGGCGGTCGGCACGGGTTCAGGAGAGCCTTTGGATCAATTTGCCGATCACATCGCTCACCGTCAGCCCCTCGGCCCGCGCGGTAAAAGTCAAAGCCATGCGATGTTTGAGGATCGGTTGAGCGAGAGCGATCACATCCTCGATGGACGGCGACAAACGTCCTGTCACCAAGGCGCGGGCGCGGGAGGCCAGCATCAAGGCCTGCGCGGCGCGCGGCCCTGGTCCCCAGGCGATATGTTTGGTCAGTTCGGCATGGCCTTCACCGGGTCGCGCCGAACGCACGAGGTCGAGGATCGCCTCCACCACTGTTTCGCCAACTGGCAAGCGGCGCACGAGACGTTGCGTCGCCAGCAAATCCTCGACGCTCATCGCGGGCCTGGGCGCCGCTTGCACTTCGCCGGTGGTCTCGATCAGGATGCGCCGTTCGGCATCACGATCGGGATAGACCACGTCGATCTGCATGAGAAAGCGATCGAGTTGCGCCTCCGGCAAAGGGTAAGTACCCTCCTGTTCAAGCGGGTTCTGCGTCGCCAGAACATGGAAAGGCTGCGGCAAGTCATGCCGTTCGCCAGCGACCGAGACATGATATTCCTGCATGGCCTGCAATAAGGCCGATTGCGTGCGGGGGCTCGCCCGGTTGATTTCATCGGCCATCAGCAATTGAGTGAAGATCGGCCCCTTGATGAATCGGAAGACGCGGCGGTGGTCGACGCTTTCCTCCAGCACTTCCGACCCCAGAATATCAGCCGGCATGAGATCCGGGGTGAATTGGACGCGGCGCGCCTCAAGTCCTAGAACCGTGCCCAAGGTTTCCACGAGCTTGGTTTTGGCAAGACCCGGGACACCGACCAGTAGGCCATGGCCACCGGCAAACAAAGTCACCAGCGCATCCTCGACGACACGCTCCTGGCCGAAAATAATAGCCTCAATGGCACTGCGCGCGGCCGCGATCCGTTCCAGGGTCGCTTCGGCATTGCGGACCAAAGCGTCTTCAAGCGAAGTCGTGAGCACTTCCGGCATGATAGGGCCTTTCGCGAACCGGCCAGGGAGAACCAGCTTTGATTGATGATGGTTGAATTGTTTCCAGCCGAACCTGACGGAGCATCCCGCTGGGCGAACCCATCCCATTGACGATATAATTCACTATCACAGCGGAAATGACCACATTCTGTTTCGAGTTCAACCCTTGAACGCCCTGAAAATCAAGAACACCCCGAAAATCCAGACATGGCTTTCGCCAAGCAGGTGGCTGGCTGAGGAGGATAGTCCAGATTATCCTTCATATAATCCGCGAAAATGGCGCGGAGATTATGGCCTGATCCTGGGATATGAGAACGCCAATGAGCGGCAGCGATGAAAAGACGAAAAAGACGGTTTTGACGCCCGCCACCTCGCCCCCTCCCCTTTCCCTCCTGGCAGGCCAATTGGACGCGGGCCTCGCACATGCGGCTCACCTGCCCCCGATCGATCAATGGAATCCTCCCTTTTGCGGCATGATTCCCATGCGCATCGCCCGCGATGGACGCTGGTTCCATCAGGGCACACCGATCGAGCGACCAGCTCTCGTTCAATTGTTCTCCAAGCTCTTGCGCAAGGATGGCGAGCGCTACGTCCTCGTCACGCCGGTCGAATGTGTCGGCATTGAAGTCGAGGACGCGCCTTTCCTCGCCGTTGAGATGAAGATTGAGAACGAAGGCAGCCTTCAGATCCTTTCCTTGCGCACCAATTTCGATGATTGGGTGCAAATTGGGACAGCGCACCCCTTACGATTCGAAACTCAGCCCGATGGCGGTCTCAAGCCCTATGTCCTGGTGCGCGGTGATCTCTGGGCACTCGCGACACGCTCCCTCCTCGTTGAACTCACTGATTACGGAACCATTGAGGATTGGCGGGGTGAGCCTTGGTTCGGGCTGCGCTCGGATGGGCAGTTCTTTGCCATGGCCAAAGCCAATGGTTTGAGTGATTAACCACGGCGCGACCGCCCGGCGAATTCAGACCTCGCAGCCAGATGGCTGTTGATCCTCCCTTATGCGCAGATTTTCAGAGAGCGATGCCAATACACACGACCACACGGCCGGAAACCACCGCCCTTCTTGCTCATAAAGGGGTGGAGCGGATCTTCGCGATCTTCAATGGCGCGGGCGAGGAAACCCGGATCGTCGGCGGCTCCGTGCGCAATGCACTCGCCGGTCAGCATGTGCACGAATTCGACTTCGCCACCACCGCCTTGCCCGAGATCATCCAGGCGCGCGCCGAGGCTGCCGGCCTGAAATATATTCCGACCGGCATCGAACACGGGACCATTACGATCCTCGCCGGGGGAGAAAGTTTCGAGATCACGACCCTGCGCAAGGATGTCGAAACCGATGGCCGCCGTGCCATTGTCCGTTTCGGTCGCGATTTCGAAGAAGATGCTCATCGTCGTGACTTCACCATCAATGCGCTCTCTATGGATCAACACGGCACCCTTTATGATTATACGGGAGGCCTCGCAGATCTTGCCGCCGGCCGTGTCCGGTTCATCGGCGCGGCGCGGCAAAGAATTCGGGAAGATTATTTGCGCATTTTGCGCCTGTTCCGCTTTTCCGCTGATTTCGCAGGAGGCCGGCTCGATGCCGAAGGCCTTGATGCCGCAATCAGGGAACGCGAAGGCTTGCGGCGGCTTTCCACCGAACGTATCCGCGCCGAATTACTGAAACTGATGGGGGGCAAAAGGGTCGCTGAAGTCGCCTATGAAATCGCCGAAGCCGGCCTGTTCACGCCCCTGTTGCCGCTGGTCCCGCAACCCAGCCGGCTCAATCGGTTCATCACGATCGAGACAGAAGCAACCCAGGATCCCTTGCTGCGCCTTGCCGCCCTTTTCACCATGGTCAGGGAAAATGTCACCGCCTTGCGTGTCCATCTTTCGCTTTCAAATGCGGAAACCACGCGTCTCGATCACGCGGTCACCTTAGCTAGTTCCCTGCATGCTCTCGCAGAGCCACCCAGTGAGCCAGCTATGAGGGCGCTGCTCCTGCATCGGTCTCACCAAACTCTCGACGACGCCTTCGTGCTGACACAAGCAGGAGCACCCGCCGCTTTGGGAGCCGCCTGGGCTTCGGCAAGAGCCAGATTGCGCACCCTGCCGAAACCAAAGCTGCCCTTTTCCGGCGCGGATCTCATTGCCCGCGGCATCAGCCCCGGCCCAGGCATGGGCGAGGCTCTGCAAAGACTGGAAAAAGCTTGGATCGCGGCCGGATTTCCCGAGGATTCCGAGAGCCTTGCCGCTTTGCTCGATCGGATTGCCCCGGCGAGGAGGGTTTAATCCAAAAAGAAGGGCACTTTGGCTCCCAAGGAACCCAAGTGCCCGAAATTTTCATTGCTCTTTTTGTTATACCAACGGTCATAATCAATGACCGTTGGACCGCTCTTGAATTTTCGCTCTCGCTTTGAAAAAGCGAAAATTCAAGAAAGGAACCAAAGGTCGTTCTTCACGACCTTTGGTATTATATTTTAGCGCATGATGCCCGGCTGCTTCGGCGGACCATCGAGATAGTTCGGCTCCACACCTTCGGTGTCGATGAACACCGCGCCATCCTCGATCTTCAGCGGATATTCGGCGAGTGAGCAGGGCTTACCCTTGAGGCACTTGCCGGTCGTGCCGTCGAACAGCCAGTCATGGTGATGGCATTCGAGATCCTTGCCGTTAAAACGGGCATCAGCCAAGGGCTCCTTGGCATGCGGGCACATGCCCTGGAAAGCACGCGGCTGGCCACCTTCCGGCCAAATGATCAAGCAAAGCGTGCGATTGGGAACCGCAACGTCATATTTGCCCTCAATCAACTCAGATTCTTCGCAAACTTTGACGAATGCCATAAAAACAGCTCCTGGTTTTGGATGAAGCAGAGGTGCGCCCGTCCGAACTTTGATTATTTCCAATCATGCAAGCGGTAAGCCACTGATGGCCGTCGTTGAGCGCATTTCCGGGCGTATCATGGACCCATGCGTTGTCCATGACGATCGCAACATCTTTCAGTTATTGTGAGGCTGTGTCGAGAAAGTGAGCAGAATCTGCTTTCTGCTGAGCGACCAAACAGTTTCTCAGATCACATCCAAAAATTCTTTGATCCTGAAACCGGAGAATGCATGAATACCGTCGAAATGACCTCAGATAAATCTGATAAAATTTAAATAACAGGTTAAGACGGGTTAGCAGCAACCATATGAGGTTAAAGAATGACGAGTGCTCGCAATATTATCTATTCGTCGAAACATCGGGCCGAGTTGCAGGACTATCCGGTGGCAGATATAGATGAAGACAAGCACTTCTCGCGCCTTTTCGATGTATCAAAAAATTTTACTATGACCGGAAAGGAGGCGATGTATGGACTGTACCAGGCCGTTTCTTACGTTGTCTCCCGGGGTATTCCAGGCGACTTTGTTGAATGTGGCGTGTGGCGCGGCGGGAGCAGCCTGCTCGCGGGCTTGGCATTCCGTGATCTTGAAGTCGTGTCAAAGACCAGACTCCGGCATATTTTCTCGAGACTACGAGATCGCGCTCCTCGTCCGCGTCGACTATGGCTTTACGACACATACGAGGGGATGACGGCTCCAACAGAGGTCGACGTGGAGATCGGCGGTAAAACTGCCCAATCATATATAGAGCAATACGCGGATGATGGACGGTGGTGCTACGCCGCTGAGGCAGATGTGCGTCAAACCTTGATTCAAAACGGACTCGATGAAAGCCAGTTTCAATTGGTCAAGGGAGATGTCTGCCAAACACTGAAGAGCACGGTGCCATCAAAAATATCTATCTTGCGTTTAGATACAGACTGGTACGAGTCAACTAAAGTCGAAATGGAAGTGCTTTATCCACTTTTATCCCCGGGCGGTGTTTTGATCATTGATGATTATGGGCATTGGGAAGGCTCCAGGAAAGCTATAGACGAATATTTCAAGACAAAGCCAATATTTCTACACAGAACAACTTACGCTGTACGAACAGGAATTAAGATATAAATATTATACACTACATTATAATATATATTTATTATTAATTCATAAAGTTCATAATGGATATGTTTATTACGTATTAACTGGCATTACTAAAGGATGTTACTTTGGTAGATCTCTAAGCAAAGCCTTCCCTTCCACCGATAATAGAACAAGCCATTTTAGCCAGGTCGCTTCATCCAGATTCCCTTGATAATTGCTGGCCCAACTGGTTTTTGCGGCCAGAATTTTCCTGATAGCGCTCAACGCGAACTGACATATGTTGGTTTGAAATATTGGCGCCGTGACCTGAGTGTACATAGAGGAACTATAGAGGAAAATACGCCTATTTGCATGGAATGTATATTGAAGTGCCCCATGCTATATGACATGAGCAGCCAGTATAATCATATCAAGCGAGGTCGACTGGCGAATGCGTTTCCCTCTCATCGACGTGCTGCGAGCTTTCGCAGCGCTCAGCGTTGTTGTCTATCACGTCATTGCCCATTTCAATTGGACCGAATTTCCCATCTCCGGCCCTCTGGTATGGTTTCGAACAGGATGGATGGGCGTTGACTTATTCTTTGTGATCTCCGGATTTGTTATCAGCTTGTCCGCCTTCGGAACGCTTGATAAAACTCAAGAGAAAAAAGAATTTTATGCTCATTTCATACGCCACAGAGCCGCAAGAATTATCCCCCTTCACTATCTCACATGCCTCATATTCATAATATACATTCAGCCCTTTATGTTTTTCGATAGCTCGGCCTGGAGTCAATTCGTCACTCATAGCCTGTTCATCTATAATTTCTTCAGCACTCATCAAGGCGGCATCAACGGAGTTAACTGGTCTGTAGCCGTTGAGATGCAGTTCTATCTTCTCATGATGATAAGCGCGGCAAAACTACGCTCTTGCAAACCTATTGAGATTGCACTGGCCGGGCTTGCAATTGCTTGGCTGTGGCGTGCCACGATGTTTCCCTTGACTGATATATCAGGGCCACTCGGCGTTTATCCCCGCTTTCTCCTTACGACGCAACTCCCAGGAATGCTTGATGAATTTGCATGCGGCATCCTTCTCACGCGCTTCGTGCGCAGCGATATGGGTCGCCATTTTATCAGTAAAAACCCCTATCGCTTATGGATCACATCATTCGCTTCTCTTGTTACAATGACTTGTTTTCTCGCAATTTATTGGCAGAATGCCGCATTCTGGAACTCGTTTTGGATGGTGACCTTTTCGCGAACCTTGCTAGGTATCGCCTGGGCAAGTATTATTCTCATTGTATGCTGCATAAACTATAAATCGATAATAACAATCACAAAGCCACTCCAATATCTAGGAACCGTTTCCTATGGTATTTATTTATGGCACCTCTCAGTCATACTATCGCTTAAAACCCTCCCTTGGCTCACTGCGTCCAGGGCTCTACCCGTCATCATCGCGGTGACAATCACACTTTCCATTATCTCCTGGCATTTCTTCGAAGAGCCAATCATGCTTCGTTTTTCGCGCAAACTGCCGCCCACGGCACCAAATGACAAAGTCATAAGGCAGGCGGAAGATCACACCATTCAGCCTGCCTAAACCGCCACCCTCTTGATACTGACGGTGGGATCGGCAAGCTTTGCCCGATCCACTTTCTGCTGCGAGGCGATGAGCAGACGGCCACCCATGAATTCGGGCGCGGCATTGACCGCCTCGACCGCCTGGATGTGATCGCCCCGCATATGAAAGATCGCGAATTTGCCGCTGTCGATCGCACCACGGATCACCATGTCGTCGCAGTCGAAGGGCATGCCGGCAATCTGCAATTTGACGTCATATTGATCCGACCAGAACCACGGCACCACGGGTTCCGGCCGTGGCTGGCCGAGAATGGAAGCTGCCGCTTGTTTGGCCTGCTCCAGCGCATTGGCCACGCTTTCGAGACGGGCCATGCGATCCTGATAAAGCGGCAACGGACGCAAGGTCACATCGCCCAAGGCATAGATGGACGGATCGGAGGTTCTGGCATCGAGATCGACGCGTACGCCATTATCGCAGGCAAGGCCAGCTTCCCGCGCCAGCCTATCGCGCGCCACGGCCCCGATGCCTACGATTGCGACATCGCAGGCAAATTGCCGCGCATCCGCCAGCCTGACCCCGGCAATGCTTCCGGCATCCCCTTCGAAGCCCGTCACCTGCGCCCCGGTTTCAATGCGGACGCCCTGGGCGCGATGATGGGATTCATAGAACCGTGACAAAGGCTCGCAAGCAACGCGGGCCAGAACCCGGGGCTCGCGCTCAATCACCACGACATCGGCACCGAGCAGGCGGGCGGAGGCCGCGACCTCAAGACCCACATAGCCGCCACCGATGACAGCGAGGCGGCTTTCCGGCCGCAGGACCTGTTTCAAGAGACCGGCCTCAGCCAGCGTCCGCAGTCCAAAAATATTGGTAAGATCTGCTCCCTCGACGCCCAAACGACGGTTTTCGGACCCTGTGGCCAAGACCAGCACATCATAGGGCTCGACGTCACCACCCGCGAGACGGATCGCTTTTTCCTCGCGATCGATCCTCTCCACGCTCTCGCCCGTCCGTACGATGATCTTGCGCTCCTCATAGAAAGAAGGAGCACGCAGAAACAAAGAGTCCTCGGCGAGATTGCCCTTGAGATAGTCCTTGGAAAGGGGTGGTCTCTGATAGGGAGCAGCCGTTTCCTCGCCAATCACAAGGATTGGCCCCTCATGCCCCATCTCACGCATCAAGCTGACAAAAGTGCCGCCGGCATGTCCCGCGCCAACGACAACGATCCGCGTCTGACGCGGATCGGACTGATCCACCATGTTACCCTCGCGACCCAACCAATTCGGTAGTTCAAACGACGATTGATTTCGGTTTCAAAGCAAAATCAGTGCTGCCTCGAGCATTTTGGATTTATCCGAAACGCTCGAGGCAGGAAACAAGAACATTTTCAATCTGTTCTCATCGCGAAGCAATTTTACGTAAATTGAAAATGTTCTTGAATCTCTTGCAACAAATCCCTCGAGAAGGCCCGTCACAGGAAGAAAAAGCCTGACCGGCTTCAGACGACATGCGGCTCGGGCAAGGGCTGAAGTTGTCCGAGTTCCTCATCGGTAAAGACATGGCCCCGGGTCAGGAAACGCAGGCCTTCCGGCGATTCGAGGGAAAAGCCGGAGCCACGTCCGGGCACGACATCGATGATCAATTGTGTATGCGCCCACAAGGCATATTGCGCCGCGCCGATATAGACCGGGCAGCCGGCAATCGCACCGAGCAGAACATCCTGCGCGCCTGTCTTGAACTCGGACAGCGGATAACACATCGGCGCGCTGCCGTCGCAACAACCGCCGGATTGATGAAACAACAGAGGTCCATGGACCGCCTTGAGCTTTTCGATGAGTTCAATAGCCTTAGGCGTGGCGATGACGCGATCCATTATGATTTCCTCCCTTTTTAGCAAATATGGCGGGTGAGAGGCCCACCCGCCATATCCATGAAGACTTCTTTAGCTCGGGCTCTTTGAGCCAGTTTCTCAGAAGAAGCCAAGAGCCTTGGGGCTGTAGCTGACGAGCATGTTCTTCGTCTGCTGATAATGATCGAGCATCATCTTGTGGGTCTCGCGGCCGATACCGGATTGTTTGTAACCGCCGAAGGCGGCATGCGCCGGATAGAGATGATAGCAATTGGTCCAGACACGGCCGGCCTGGATCGCCCGGCCGAACCGATAGGCGCGCGTGCCGTTGCGGGTCCACACGCCAGCGCCAAGACCATAGAGCGTATCATTGGCAATTTGCAGGGCTTCCTCATCGTCCTTGAAGGTCGTGACCGAAAGCACCGGCCCGAAAATCTCCTCCTGGAAGATACGCATCTTGTTATGGCCCTGGAACACGGTCGGCTGAACATAGAAGCCACCCGCGAAATCAGCACCGACCTCAGCGCGGCCGCCACCCGTCAGGAGCGAAGCACCTTCCTGCTTACCGATATCGATATAGGAGAGGATTTTTTCGAGCTGATCGTTGGAGGCTTGCGCGCCGATCATCGTCGCCATATCCAGCGGATTGCCCTGACGGATCGCCTTCACGCGGGCGATCGCGCGCTCGATGAAGCGGTCGTAGATCTTCTCATGAACCAAGGCGCGCGAGGGACATGTACAGACTTCGCCCTGGTTAAGAGCGAACATGCTGAAGCCTTCGAGCGCCTTGTCGAAGAAATCATCATCCTCGTCGGCGACATCGGCGAAGAAAATGTTCGGCGACTTGCCACCGAGTTCGAGCGTCACCGGAATGATGTTTTCCGACGCATATTGCATGATGAGACGGCCCGTCGTCGTTTCGCCGGTGAAGGCGACCTTGGCGATGCGCTTGCTCTGGGCGAGCGGCTTGCCGCATTCGACGCCGAAACCGTTGATGACGTTGAGAACGCCGGGAGGCAGCAGATCGCCGATAATATCCATTAGAACCATGACGCTCATGGGCGTCTGTTCGGCGGGCTTCAGCACGATGCAATTGCCGGCGGCAAGCGCAGGAGCGATCTTCCAGACCGCCATCAGGAGCGGGAAATTCCAAGGAATGATCTGCGCGACGACGCCGAGCGGCTCATGGAAATGATAGGCGACGGTATCATGATCGATCTCGCTGATCGAACCTTCCTGGGCGCGCAGGCAACCAGCGAAATAGCGGAAATGATCGATGGCGAGCGGCACGTCGGCGGCCTTCGTCTCGCGGAGCGGCTTGCCGTTATCGATCGTCTCGACCATGGCCAATGTATCGAGCTTGCTTTCCATGCGGTCGGCAAGGCGCAGGAGAACACGCGAACGCTCCAGCGGAGAGGTCTGCGCCCATTTCTCGCGCGCCGCATGAGCGGCATCGAGCGCCAGCTCAACATCTTCCGCGGTTGAGCGAGCGATCGTGCAGAACACCCGGCCATCGATCGGAGAAACATTGTCGAACTTCTGGCCCTTGACGGACGGCGTCCACTTGCCGCCGATGAAATTATCATAATGTGGACGGATGGCGATGTCCTGACCCAGATCGGCGATGAGTTTTTCGACCATGGTTTCTTTCCTTGATGGGATGTTTATCGCTTGGCATTGCCATCATACGGTCATGCAAGCGGCGATTTTTATGATAGCGTCGCCCTCGGCGCGCTGAAGTCAGT contains:
- a CDS encoding AAA family ATPase, whose protein sequence is MPEVLTTSLEDALVRNAEATLERIAAARSAIEAIIFGQERVVEDALVTLFAGGHGLLVGVPGLAKTKLVETLGTVLGLEARRVQFTPDLMPADILGSEVLEESVDHRRVFRFIKGPIFTQLLMADEINRASPRTQSALLQAMQEYHVSVAGERHDLPQPFHVLATQNPLEQEGTYPLPEAQLDRFLMQIDVVYPDRDAERRILIETTGEVQAAPRPAMSVEDLLATQRLVRRLPVGETVVEAILDLVRSARPGEGHAELTKHIAWGPGPRAAQALMLASRARALVTGRLSPSIEDVIALAQPILKHRMALTFTARAEGLTVSDVIGKLIQRLS
- a CDS encoding CCA tRNA nucleotidyltransferase; its protein translation is MPIHTTTRPETTALLAHKGVERIFAIFNGAGEETRIVGGSVRNALAGQHVHEFDFATTALPEIIQARAEAAGLKYIPTGIEHGTITILAGGESFEITTLRKDVETDGRRAIVRFGRDFEEDAHRRDFTINALSMDQHGTLYDYTGGLADLAAGRVRFIGAARQRIREDYLRILRLFRFSADFAGGRLDAEGLDAAIREREGLRRLSTERIRAELLKLMGGKRVAEVAYEIAEAGLFTPLLPLVPQPSRLNRFITIETEATQDPLLRLAALFTMVRENVTALRVHLSLSNAETTRLDHAVTLASSLHALAEPPSEPAMRALLLHRSHQTLDDAFVLTQAGAPAALGAAWASARARLRTLPKPKLPFSGADLIARGISPGPGMGEALQRLEKAWIAAGFPEDSESLAALLDRIAPARRV
- a CDS encoding TylF/MycF/NovP-related O-methyltransferase produces the protein MTSARNIIYSSKHRAELQDYPVADIDEDKHFSRLFDVSKNFTMTGKEAMYGLYQAVSYVVSRGIPGDFVECGVWRGGSSLLAGLAFRDLEVVSKTRLRHIFSRLRDRAPRPRRLWLYDTYEGMTAPTEVDVEIGGKTAQSYIEQYADDGRWCYAAEADVRQTLIQNGLDESQFQLVKGDVCQTLKSTVPSKISILRLDTDWYESTKVEMEVLYPLLSPGGVLIIDDYGHWEGSRKAIDEYFKTKPIFLHRTTYAVRTGIKI
- a CDS encoding Rieske 2Fe-2S domain-containing protein — protein: MAFVKVCEESELIEGKYDVAVPNRTLCLIIWPEGGQPRAFQGMCPHAKEPLADARFNGKDLECHHHDWLFDGTTGKCLKGKPCSLAEYPLKIEDGAVFIDTEGVEPNYLDGPPKQPGIMR
- a CDS encoding DUF58 domain-containing protein, coding for MPTASLLDPALHGLGPSQQDEALRLAARFPGLIVAARDIAASVMHGVHGRRRPGTGETFWQFRPFTVGESAARIDWRRSARDQNLYVREREWEAAHTIYLWVDRSASMYFLSSLAMQSKVDRALVLGLAAADLLVAAGERVALLGLTRPLATRQIVERLAEAWLLEEKAPDYRPAELPEAMSLPRGAQALLIGDFLCDVADLARVIERLSAQGANGHLVMIADPIEETFPFKGHAELIDVDSPARFRVGQAEDFAQDYQHRLAAHRDAIAALTRAKGWSLSIHRTDHPASEALLALRMRLEAGGMAVTAREG
- a CDS encoding DUF1285 domain-containing protein, coding for MSGSDEKTKKTVLTPATSPPPLSLLAGQLDAGLAHAAHLPPIDQWNPPFCGMIPMRIARDGRWFHQGTPIERPALVQLFSKLLRKDGERYVLVTPVECVGIEVEDAPFLAVEMKIENEGSLQILSLRTNFDDWVQIGTAHPLRFETQPDGGLKPYVLVRGDLWALATRSLLVELTDYGTIEDWRGEPWFGLRSDGQFFAMAKANGLSD
- a CDS encoding DUF4159 domain-containing protein, which translates into the protein MFGLPLAFTVPAVTLALAGLPILYYLLRATPPRPQRIPFPPLRLILDLQPREETPHHTPWWLLLLRLTIAALIILAMAGPLWNPLPTLATEKGPLLIVIDDGWPAAPGWENRTSAAMQHIDAWREEGRPVALVATSEGGREIMALEAARALDHLRAVRPVPYQPDHLPLLEAIERFVTHQQPAAIVWISDGLEEGHARDFAEKLAKLGPKLVVLRDPKPVRALAGPHNSGGGLDVRVLRSAAKGEEGGLVRARDAKGLTIAEAGFQWNGNLETHARFDLPIELRNEIARLDIEGEPSAGAVSLLDESSKRRRIGVISGETADVSQPLLAPNYYLTKALAPFADVREVRPGTADPIATLLNENVDVLILADIGMMSASAHEQLVRFVEKGGILLRFAGTRLAGASDDLVPVRLRRGGRVLGGSLSWDIPKRLAPFDQQSPFFGLAVPEEVTVSRQVLAEPDAGLAAKTWAQLSDGTPLVTAAQRGKGMIVLFHMTADTTWSNLPLSGLFVDMLRKIVALSGETGQREGVEGEIAPAFDTHRPESLSPWRTLDGFGVLGAPSPLARPLPIPFTGTADAEHPPGFYGPPEALFAVNTLTPTQTLAAIHLEGVGLNEQELQIGRPVDLRVFLVFAAFILCLADAVFSLWLAGGLTRFSRRLAAMLAIGFCTGVLLLPQDRLEAAQPAATSREAISQRDIESALTTRLAYVRSGDAKVDEISRAGLISLSRALASRTSMVPGEPIGVDPAHDELAFYPLLYWPIAANAAQPPREVAGKLSAFMKQGGTVLFDTRDALTARPDGPPTPEALWLRRLLDGVDVPQLEPIPADHVVTKTFYLLDGFVGRYETGSTWIEALPPQTENGDARPVRSGDGVSPIVITSNDLAAGWAADAYGDTLYALIPGDRRQHEMALRGGINLVMYTLTGNYKADQVHVRDLLERLAH